One stretch of Diabrotica undecimpunctata isolate CICGRU chromosome 5, icDiaUnde3, whole genome shotgun sequence DNA includes these proteins:
- the LOC140440756 gene encoding uncharacterized protein, which yields MEGKANQPPTKYKRYAKRYRKILDLMNNAVRVASNIFSPDVLPVEQQGTDTVQGPINQNISHCRTLVEDVDDNNIIDTPVNQNISADNIPKVPDVDENAHDQKLP from the exons atggAGGGGAAAGCAAACCAACCACCAACAAAATACAAAAGATATGCAAAAAGATATCGAAAAATATTAGATTTGATGAATAATGCAGTAAGAGTAGCCAGTAACATATTCAGCCCAGATGTGTTGCCTGTAGAACAACAG GGTACTGACACAGTACAAGGTCCTATCAATCAAAACATTTCTCATTGTAGAACCCTGGTGGAAGATGTAGAT GATAATAACATAATAGACACTCCAGTCAATCAAAATATCTCCGCTGATAATATACCCAAAGTACCAGATGTTGATGAAAAT